The Labilibaculum sp. sequence TTATTGAAAATTTAACCGAAGTAGTTGATCAGACAACATATGGACGTATCACGAAATGGGCTGCTTATCAGTTATTGGCAAGGATGTATCTAAATGCAGAAGTGTATAGTGGCACTGCAGAATGGGAGAAATGTATTCTTGCTTGTAACAAAGTGATTTCTTGTGAAAAATATGATCTTGAATCAAATTATAAGGATATTTTTAAAGTTGATAATGAAGATTCTGATGAGATTGTTTTTGCCGTTCCTTATGACAATAAAAATGGAACTGGTTGGAACGCCCACATGAAACAGTTGTTGCCTGCGCATCGTGATGTTTTTAATATGACAGCACAACCATGGGGTGGCTCAAGTGCAAATCCTCAGTTTATCAATAGTTATGATTCAAATGACAAACGATTTGATGCAACATGGTTACATGGTGATCAGCTCAATGCGACTGATGGGAGTGTTGTAATGACTTTGGTCAACAAAATGCCTGGTATTTATGGATGCGAATTTGAGGAAGGTTATCGTGTTTGCAAATATGAAATTGAAGCTGGATGTAAAAGTAACATGAGTAATGATTTGCCTTATTTTAGATACGCAGATGTATTACTTATGAAAGCAGAATGCTTACTTCGCACAGGAAAAAGTGATGAAGCGGCAGTTTTGGTTAGTGATGTGAGAACACGTGATTTTGATGACATTGAAGACGCTAAGGTAACCGGAGCTGAATTGTTGGGAAATACAACCATTCAATATGGAACATTGGCCGAAGATGGAACAATCGATTCTCCTGGAGATCAGTCTGCTGTATTGTATGGTCGGTTTTTAGATGAATTAGGTTGGGAGTTTGCGGCTGAATTCAGACGTAGAACAGATATGATTCGATTTGGTGTATACCAAACAAAAAGCTGGTACAATCATGAACCTCAAGGGGCACATACGATCCTTTTTCCAATTGGATTGGAAGAACTGAATACCAATTCAAATTTGGTTCAAAATCCTGGGTATACCGGAGGTTAATAATTTTTAGAATATAATACATATCGCAAAAGCATTTTAAAGTTCTTTCGAGCATAGAATGTTTTTGCGATTTTCTTGTAAGTTGGTTTATAATCTTTTTTACTTAGGGGATTCATCTGTAAATAAATAATTTCATCGGACTGAAAAGATATTGAAAATGATAAGAAAGTATTTTTTAATTTTGATTGTTTTTCAGGTATTTCAAGGATACAGTCAAAAATTTGAAGACTTAGCGCTTACGCCTCCAATGGGATGGAACAGCTGGAATAAATTTGGCTGTAATGTAAGCGAAAGTCTGATTATGGAAATGGCTGATGCAATGGCCGAAAGCGGAATGCGGAATGCTGGTTACGAGTATTTAGTAATTGATGATTGCTGGCAGGTGGGCCGCGATAGTCTTGGAAATATTATTGCCGATCCGGAACGGTTCCCATCAGGAATGAAAGTACTTGTTGATTATGTGCATAGCAAAGACTTAAAATTTGGCATTTACTCCTGTGCTGGTTCAATGACCTGTCAGTCTCGTCCGGGAAGCCGTGGATATCAGTTTCAGGATGCCCGTACTTATGCATCGTGGGGCGTAGATTATTTGAAATACGACTGGTGTTTCGATGAGGGACAAAAAGCTGAAGCTGCTTACAAAACAATGAGTGATGCTCTTAAAACCAGTGGAAGACCGATTGTCTTTTCGATTTGTGAATGGGGCGAAAGTGAGCCTTGGAAGTGGGGAAAAGGAATTGGGCATTTGTGGAGAACTACGGCCGATATTCGGGATTGTTATCAATGTACTTTTGATTGGGGCGGTCTTGGTATACTCGACATCATTGATAAACAAGCTGATTTATTTGAATTTGCAGGTCCCGGACATTGGAATGATCCTGATATGCTGGAAGTGGGAAATGGAGGTATGACAGCAGATGAAAATAAAACTCATTTTTCGATGTGGGCCATGTTAGCCGCACCATTGATGGCAGGAAACGATTTGCGAAATTTGGATAAGGCAACAGCTGAAATTCTCATGAATGAGGAGGTAATTGCAATTGATCAGGATTCAGATGGGCACCAGGCCAGAAAATTTATGGACATGGGCGAATATGAAATCTGGGCAAAACCGCTTGCTGAAGGAGAAGTGGCTGTATGTTTTTTAAACCGAACAAATGAACCCTGGAAATTGAATTACGACTGGAAAAAACAGACGATGTATTTTGCAAAAGATGTTAGTATTCATCGAAATGTATACAAGGTAAAAGATTTGTGGGAGCATAAAATCATCGGGAAAACAGATGAAAACCTTGTTAAAGAAATTCCTCCTCATGGAAGCTTGTTGGTTCGCTTGTCGAAGTTAAATAAATAATAAAAAACATTATAAATGAAAAAAATTCTTATTCTAATCGCAGTTTTGATGCCTTTGTATGTGGCATCTGCAAAAATTAAAAAAACGGATCAGTCAGAGCAAAAAATATTTACAATTACATCTCCGCCTTCCGATTTTAAATTCAATTCATTCTATAAAAAGTATGTTAATGTGAATGGAATTCATATCATGAGCTCCAATAAAGTTCCTGATTCAGCTTTTTATGTGGCTTGTAATATTGTCGATTTTATGACTAAAAGTTTGCCTGGTAAAGTCTTGACGCAAATGGTAAAAGAAAATGCCCGACTTGCAATTATGGCTCGCTACGAAGGAACAACAGATATTCCGGAACATGCACATTTGGCTCAGGACACTACATTGAATTGGGATCTTAGAGCCCGGGGACTTGGCGGCGATATGGAATTGCCGTTAACATCTTGTGCTGAAGAGAACCTGCTTGCTTATCAGATTGATAAATACCATGCTGAGGATATTTTGATTCATGAATTTGCACATGCAATTCATTTGATTGGAATTGCACCAATTGATCCGACATTTAATAATCTGCTGCAGGAAAAATTGGATAATGCCATTGCTAAAGGGAAATACAAAAAAATGTATGCTGCTACCAATATATATGAATATTGGGCCGAAGGAGTTCAGAACTGGTTTAATATAAATGCCGAAGTTAAGGTGCCTGATGGGAAACACAACTGGGTGAACACCCGGGAAGATATGAAAAAATACGATCCGGATTTGTATGAAATTGTTGCGCGGTATTTTCCTGAGTTCGAAAAAAGTCCGTCCCGCCATTCTACGGTTAATTTATATCGGGAATAATTGGAAAAAATTGCAGTAAATTAGGTGTTCCCGGCATCAAATAAAATAGCAACCAGTATCTAAATACTAATAGTAAATACATGAAAATACAAACTATATCGATTATTATGTTTTTACTTCTTGGTGCAGGAAATATATTTGCACAAGGAGATTTGAAAGACTATCAGGAAGCAGAAAAATGGCTTTATAATAATTCACGGAGTAAGATATACAATACGGGAATTCAACCCAACTGGATTGGTAAGGGAGATTCATTATGGTATTCAACCAAAACAAGAAAAGGGAAAGAGTACTTTTTGGTGAACGTGAAACAGAAACAAAAAATGCCTTTGTTTGATCATGCGAAATTGGCAGAAAAAGTTACTGAGTTTTTGCATAAAGAATACAAAGCGTATGATTTAAAATTAACAGGACTTAGTTTAAAAGGGAGAGATACATTAAAGTTTACTGCAGACACTTCTTGTTTTACAATCAATTTGAGAAACTATCAATTAAAACCGGCAACGAATCCCGAAAAAAGAAATACAACTGAGTTGCCTGCTCCAAACAACAAACAAATTGCTTTTATTAAGGATTATAATATCTATCTGAAAGATAAAGATGGTAGTAATATTGTTCCCTTAAGTACAGATGGGTGCGAAACACTTAGTTACGGCAATTCCATTCCATGGGAATTTGTTCGAAATGAAAGCAAAAAGCAAGATGTAGAATACGGAATAAGTGCGTATTGGTCTCCTGATTCAAAATATCTTATTTGCAGCAAGTTTAACCGTAAAGAAGCTCAAAATTTATATATGTATCACAGTGCTCCTGAAAAAGGCTTGCGGGGCGAAGTATATTCTTACGAACGCGCCCTGGCAGGAGATACATGTCTTGCTAAAACTTCGTATGTTATTTTTAATATCGAATCGGGTAAGCAAATAGAATGTGACCTTCCGGAATATGCAAGCTTTTTAGAAGGTGGCTTTGAATGGAAATCTGATACACATGCTTATATTATTCGTTACCAAAGAGGGTATCAAACAAGGGAATTAATCGATGTAAATGTTGAGACAGGGAAAACCAGAACTGTGATTTCTGAAACCGCCGATACCTATGTGGATGTAAATATGCTTTTGTACCGGATCAATAGAACCAGTAACAATATTATTTGGTCATCGGAGAAAGAAGGCTGGAACCAGTTGTATCTGTACGACTATGAAACCGGCAGGCAAATAAATAAAATCACCAAGGGGGATTACGTGGTTCGTGAAATCTGTAAGGTGGATGATAAAAAGGGGAAAATATATTTCACTGCCTGTGGAATAGAAAAAGGTGATCCATATTACACATATCTTTATTCAATTAATCTTGATGGTTCAGGATTGAAATTGCTAAGTCCTGAAAATGCAACCCATACCTGTTCAATAAGTCCGAATGGTAAATATGTTTTCGATGATTATTCGCGTGTTGATTTGCCCAATCATTTTTTAATTCGAAATGCAAAAAACGGAAATAAAGTTTTGGATATTGCACAGCTTGATATTGACGATATTCTTGCAATGGGATGGAAAGCTCCGGAGATGTATACCGTAAAAGCGAGAGATAACAAAACAGACATTTATGGAGTGATTTATCGTCCTTTTAAGATGGATTCTACAAAAAGGTATCCGATAATAGATGGTACTTATTCCGGTCCGCAAACAATTCGTACACCTAAATCATTTACTTCGGCATTGTACAGTATGGATGTGTCATTGGCACAAATAGGTTTTATTGTAATGACTGTTGATGGTTTGGGCTCTGCTTACCGTTCTAAAAAATTTCATGATTTCTCTTATAAAAACCTTGGCGATATAGGTGCTCCTGATCATATCAAAGCGATCAGGGAAATGGCGGTTAAATATCCATATATCGATATCGAGAATGTTGGAATCTATGGTCATTCGGCCGGAGGATACGATGCCGCTCATGCTTTATTGACTCATCCGGATTTTTACAAGGTTGGTGTTTCTTCGGCAGGGAATCACGATCATAGAATTGCCAAAGCATGGTGGCCCGAATTGTACATGGGATTTCCCGCAGGGAAACATTACGACGAGCAATCCAATTTGTCTTTAGCTGACCAACTGCAAGGCAAATTAATGTTGGCGCATGGAAACATGGACAACAATGTAAATGCGGCTTCATCTATGCGAATGGCAGATGCTTTAATAAAAGCCAATAAAGATTTTGAATTGCTGTTGATTCCGGAATGTGATCACAGCAGTCTTTACTACAATAAGTATTTTATTCGGAAACGCTGGGATTATTTCGTGAAGAATTTGTGGCACAAAGAAGCTCCTGATTGTTACGAGATAAAAAAATAAATCTTGAAAGCATAAGAAATTTAGATTCAGTATTTTTCAGTTATATGGCACCCGCAGCTTTTTCAGTAAAGTAGCGGGTGTTTTATTTAAAATAAATAAAAACCTTTGGTTGGCATGCTTATTTAAAAAGCAGGAAGGAAATAACTTTCCCGGATTCAGGCTGAAAAAAAGGTCAATTGTTTGGTTTATTCCAATTTTCCATATTCACTGGGGGAAACACCAAAAATACTTTTAAAGCTTTTTGAAAAACCGGAGAGACTGTTGAATCCAACACTATACATGATTTCGGTAATGTTACCTTCGTTGTTTTTGATCATTTGGGCTGCCTTTTGAAGCCTGTAGTTTTTTAATATGTCTTTGGTTGATTGATTGGTAATGGCTTTTAGTTTGCGGTATAAATGCGTTGAGCTAAGGTTCATTTTTGAGCTGATCATTTCAACGGATAAATCAGGATTGCTGATGTTCTCGGAGATAAATTCCATCACCTTTTTCAAAAATTGTTCATCCTGATTTCTGTCTGGATTATTTTCTTCCAATGGATTAATCAGCAGTTCCTTTTTTATAAAATCATGCAATTGTTCTTTTCTGCTTACAATATTGTTGATGCAGGCTTTTAAGTAATTGATGTCGAATGGTTTTGTGATATACATGTTGGCACCCACTTCAATTCCTTCTGTTTTTTGTATATCCAGAGTTTTTGCTGTCAGCAGGATGATGGGAATCTGCTTTGTTGAGGTGTTTTGTTTTATTTTTTTACACATTTCAATACCATCCATTACAGGCATCATAATATCAGAAATAATTATTTCAGGCTTTACTTCTACAGTCAAATCAAAACCCTTACTTCCATTACTGGCTTTATGGATGCAGTAATCAGTTTCCAGATTCATTTCAATGTAATCAAGAATATCAGGATTATCATCAACAATTAAAATATGCTTTAGATCTTTGTTCGGTGGCAGTTGTTTCAGAATTGCAGTTTGGCTGCCTGTATTAGTTTGTTGGGGTTGTTCTGCTGTAATCAGCTCTCCCTCTTCAAGCGGAAAAGTAAATGTAAACGTGCTTCCCAATCCAGTTTTACTTTTTACGCATATATTTCCCTGATGCAAACCGGCATATTGTTTCGCCATGGACAAACCAATTCCGGTTCCTTGTTGGTCGGTTGGGTTGTTTTCTGATTGGTAAAAGTTGTCAAAAATTTTACTTATATCGTCAGCAGGGATACCAGATCCGGTATCCGATACCGATATTTTTATTTTGTTCCGATTCTCATCGTTCACAATATCAACCGACATTTCAATGCTTCCTTCGGGGGGAGTATGTTTGAATGCATTGATTAGCAAATTGAATAGAATGGCCTCAATTTTTTCCTTATCAAGAATTACATTGACTGGTGCAATACCACAGGTTAATGTGTAATTTACCTCGTTGCGTGAGGCCATATCTTTAAAAGAATCAAATATCTCCTCGCAGAAACTTGTTAATTCTATGTGTCTTTTTAATAAGGGGATGGTTTGACTTTCCAATTTTCTGAAATCTAGAATTTGGTTGATGAGTGTCAACAAACGTTTTGAATTTTTCTCAGCTAATTTCAGCATTTCAAGGTTTTTCCCTTGCAGAGCACCTGATTTTAGAACCTGTTGAATGGGTGGTGTTATCAAACTTAAGGGAGTTCGGAATTCATGAGATATGTTTGTGAAAAATTGTTGTTTTGTATTCAGGATCTCTTCCGAGTGATTTTTTTCCAGATTGGCGATGCGCAATTGGTTGTTCAATTTTTGTCTTTTGGCGTATAGTTTAAAAATAGAATAAACTACTGTTATGCACAGCAACAGGTACAAAACGATAAAAGGATTGCTTAACCATAAAGGAGGTTGAATTACAACAGCTAATTTGGTAGTTGTTTTACTTTGAATTCCGGCATAATTGATGGCTTCAACTTCTAAATTGTAATTTCCCGGTTTTAGGTTTGAATAGGCAGCAAAGTTAACGTTTTGAGTGCTGTGCCAGTCTGTATCCAAGTTGTTGAGACGGTATCGGAAATGGCTCTTTTGGGGCAGCCAATAGTTTAATGTCGAGAAAAAAAATGTCAGAGAATTGTTTGAATATGTTAGACTTATTTTATCAGTATAGGCAATGTCTTTTTCTAATAATTTTGAATGATTGCGCGACGTAATCAGATCATTATTAACTTTTATAGCAGAAATAACGGATTTTGGACAGGCCGGTTGAAAATCTTCTGTATTCGTATTTGCTTCAACGTAACCGTTGTCGCCTCCAAAATATACCTTGCCAGACGTAGAGATTGCACTGCATTGAGAATAGAAATTTTTTAAAGGGTAATGCGGATTCAGAGGCATGGATATTATTGCTCCGGTACGAACTTCATATTTGATTACAGCAGTCAATCCTGCCATCCAAATATTGTTTTCCTGATCTGTTTCAATACTAATTGGGTCACCAATCACAGGGTTGTTTAACGGATAGCTGACGATGCTTTCTAATTTAGGTGTGTAATGAATCAATTGATTCTCTGTCGCCATCCAAATCGATTCATCTTTTGAGGCGTTCATGCAGGAAACAGATTGATTATTAATGAATTTGTTGATTTCACGAACAGGCTCAGTTGCTAGGGTCTTGTTATTGATTGTCCATAATTTGTTTGCCTTGCTGTAGTATATGTTTTCATTGCAGGCATAAATAAAATCAGGAGCAGAATCTTCCACCTTTGTAAAATGAATCGACTCAAGGGTTTGCATGTTACCGGTTAGTTTAAAAATACCGCCTTCCCAGGCATTCACCCATACCGAACCATCTTTGCTGATGGCAAAAGAGCTGATGTAATTTGAGGTTAAACCATTGCTTTTGTTTGCACTGATCGATTTCATCACCTGCAGCTTTGGATTCCAAACGTTAATTCCTCCTGCTGTCCCAATCCATATGCAGCCATAAGGGTCTTCGGCTAAGGCATAGGCATTATCAAGTAATAATTTTTTATTGTCTTTGGCGTCAGCCGTAAAATAAGTTTTTTTATTGGTGTGTGGATCGCGGATAATTACACCGTGAATGGTTGCCATATACATGGTTTCATCTTCTGTCACAAGAATGTCTCTGATCTGATTTCCAGCCTTTTGATTGTTTACAGAATAGAATTCTTCATGAAGTTTGAAAAATGGATTTTCTTTATTGATTAAGCTTATGCCATTGGAGGTTAGGAACCATAATGTATTGCTGCTGTCACGAAAAATATCCCACACAACGTTGTTGGTAATGCTATGATTGATAATTGGATTGTGGAAGTAAGTGTTGATGCATTTCAGATTCATGTCGAAAATTGACAAACCGAAATCTGTTCCAAGCCATAATTTATCCTCATCTGTATAGATACATTTAACAACTTCGTTACTGATGCTGGTATTTGAGCTGTTATACAATTGGTGTTTAAAACTGTTTGTGTTAAACACAGCGAGTCCTGTTTCCGTACCAACATAAAGAATTGAGTCGTTTGTTTCCGAAAAGGGACAAATATCCAATATCAGATTATTTTTTAAGTAAGGTTTGTAATCTCCTTTTAAATTAAACGATTCAAATTTCCCGTTTTTAAAGCGGTTTAGTTTATTATAGGTTCCAATCCATAAGGAACCGTCTTTGGTTTCATAAAAGCATCGTATGGTAGAGTGGCTTAATTCACTATTTGTATCATTAAAAAAATCAAACTTATTTAGTTCTTTGCTGTAAGCTAAAAGCCCATTTGAAGTTCCAATCCAAATTTTGTTATCCATCGATTTGTAAAGACAGCGAATGGTAACGTCGGGTCCCAGATTCACTCTGCTTATTTCTAATGTTTTGGTATTTATTTTGCACAAACCTTTCCAGGTTCCGACCCATAGGGTATCGCCGTCTATTAGTAAGGAACTAATATTGTTCGTAGGCAGGGAATTTGGAGAGCCATCATTTTTAAATACAATAGTTGTATAGCCATCGTACCTGCACACCCCATTTGCTGTTCCGATCCAAATAAATTCCTTTTGATCCTGAACTACCGAACTTGTGATGTTTGACGGGAGTCCGTCTTCCTGTCTTAAATTACTAAAATACAATGAGGGTACTTCAATGGCATAAGCCGGTGTAAATTGGAGCACGTAAAAGAATACAGCTATTAGTTTTAACAGCATATGCTGTACCAGTGTTTTAGGCTCTTTTTTATCTGGAATATTATTTGCCATTTGTACTGATCAAAAATTAAATACCACGAATGCTTTCAGCAAATTAACTTTTGTAATAAATCGTTTGGATACAAGTTAATCGTAAATATATTGAAATTTTACTAAGAATGGCTATCGTGTATGATACCTGCAAGTTTTGGTAAGAAATGGACTAATTGTAAAAGTTTTTATCAAATAATTGACTTGGATGACTTTAGGTCTTTTGTGCAAAAAGTAAGATTTGAACAACGATTGGTACGTCTTAACAAAGTGTAGGGTTAAATACTTGTTTACTTTTATTGCAGCAATTTATAAAGGTAATTTCAAAAGTTTAAGATATCATATGAGCATGAAAGTAATAAAGCAAAGCTTTGCACTCTTTTTAATTCTACTTATTAACCAATCTTGTGTTAGCAAGGGTGGAAATAAGGAAAGTAAAGATTCTGATTTGGCAGTAAAATCTGTAAGCGGGTTTGTAATGGGAGTAGATCTTTCCTATGTAAATCAAATTGAAGATTTTGATGGGGTATATAAAGAGGATGGGAAGCAGAAAGATGTTTATTCGATATTTAAAGAACATGGAGCCAATATGGTGAGACTCAGGATTTGGAATAATCCGGATTGGATTTATGGAGTTTATAATGAAAACAGCTCATTGTATAGTGGTTTTGCTGATGTGAAAAAATCCATCCGCAGAGCGAAAGCACAAGGCATGGCTGTTAATCTTGATTTCCATTATTCCGACACATGGGCAGATCCCGGACATCAGACGGTACCTAAGGCCTGGGAGAATATCACGGACATCAATGTGCTTTCGGATTCTGTTTACCAATATACTTATTCGGTTTTGAACGAGTTGTACAAAGAGAATTTGCTGCCGGAAATGGTACAGATAGGCAATGAAACCAATTGTGGATTAATGCATACTGATACGAATGAGAATTTCCCAAAACTATCCATTTGTGATGATAATTGGACTAGTTTGGGAAAGGTATTAAATGCAGGAATACAGGCAGTAAGAGATATTGATGCTAAAACAGGAAAGTCAACCATTATTGCTCTTCATGTAGCTGATCCAAAAAATCTGGATTTTTGGTACAAAGGAATTATTAATAAAGCAGGTGTTACCGGTTTTGATGTGGCCGGGTTTTCATACTATCCACACTGGCATACTGAGGTTTCTTTTTCGGACTTACCCAATGTGGTTAAAAATTTACGTGCCGATATCAATAAGGATGTGATGATTCTTGAAACAGCTTATCCATATACTCTTGAAGATAATGATAGCTACACCAATATTTTTGGTGCAGAAAGTGCTGTGGAAGGATATCCAATCAGTGTGGAAGGGCAACGTTCGTTCCTGATCGATTTGACGAAAAACATGATGGATGCCGGAGCAAAAGGTGTTATGTATTGGGAGCCGGCGTGGATTTCTTCTAATATGAAAGATCTTTGGGGAAAGGGTTCTGCATGGGATAATGCAACGTTTTTCGATTCTTCGGGGAATCTTACAAAAGGAATTGATTATATGTCGTATGACAACAAAAAGAAATAGGTAACAGTATCGGATAAGATTTGAAGGTGATGATTAGATTTATGTTGAAAATAGTATTTGTGTTGGTTCTTTGTGTGGGACTTTTGTCGTGCAGACAGAACCATAAGGGAGAGTATGTGAATGGAAGAAATTCGTTTAATAAGGGATGGGAGTTTGTTAAAGATGTAAAGGTGCCAATTGATGAATTGATGATCCGTAAAGACAAGGATTTTTCATGGGAAAAAGTTTCTTTACCTCATACTGCAAATATAGAACCTTTGGTTATTAAAGGAGATCAGTGGCAGGGAACTTGTTTTTACCGCAAATATTTTTCGCTGTCCAAAGATTTATCCGGCAAACATCTGGCTTTGTATTTTGAAGGAGCCATGCAGGTTGCGGAGGTATTTATGAATGGGGAGTTGCTTTATACCAACTTGGGCGGTTATCTTCCTTTTTATGTGGACATTACAAAAAATGTTGAGTTTGGAGTTGAAAATTGTCTGCTTGTGAAATTGAATAATGAAGACAATCCTTTAGTGCCACCGGGAAAATCATTAAAAGTTCTCGACTTCAATACCTATAGCGGAATTTATCGAAATGTTTGGTTGGAGGTGAAAAATCCTTTGCACATTTCAAATGAGGTGGAGGTTGATCACATTGCTGCAGGAGGTGTATTTGTAACTTATAGTAATGTTGGTGAAGACTCGGCTAAGGTTCATGTTCAGGTGGATATGAAAAACGATTTAGCCACCGAAAAGGAAGTGGAAGTTCAGTTGGAATTAATTGATGAGGGTGAAGCTGCAATAGTGAGTTCCTCTCAAAAACAAGTGCTAAAAGCTAATTCTACAGCAAAAGTAAACACGGATATAGAAGTGAAGCAACCAAAACTTTGGTCGCCTGATTCTCCGTTTCTTTATACTCTCAGAATTAAAGTATTATTGAAGGGAGAGGAGTTGGAGACCAAGGATGTAAAAATAGGAATCAGAACATTTAGCATTACTGCACAAGAGGGATTTACAATAAATGGAAGGCCTTTGTATTTAAGAGGAACCAATCGTCATCAGGAATATCCATATGTTGGATATGCTATTTCTGATAATGCCAATTACAGAGATGCCTGGAAAATTAAAATGGCAGGTTTTAATATTGTCCGCTTGTCGCATTATCCGCAAAGTCAGGCATTTTTAAATGCCTGCGACGAATTGGGAATATTGGTAATGGATGCTATTCCAGGCTGGCAGTTTTTCGGGAATGAGGAGTTTCAGAAAAATGCAATTCAAGATATACGTAAAATGGTTCGGGTTGATCGTAATCATCCTTCTGTGGTTTTGTGGGAATCTTCATTAAATGAATCGGCAATGAGTCAGGATTTTATGGAGAAGTCGCACGAAGCAGTTCATGAAGAATTTCCGGGAACTGATGTTTATACCTGTGGTTGGAAAGATTTTGCTTACGATGTTTTTAATCCTGCACGCCAACACGCTAAGCCTCCATATTACTGGAATAAGTATGAAAAGGACAAGCCATTTTTTATTGCTGAATATGGCGATTGGGAATATTATGCTCAAAATGCCGGTTTCAATCAAAAAGCCTTTCAGGATTTGTCTGATGAGGAGCGTAATTCCCGGCAGTTAAGAAGTGCCGGTCAAAAAAGATTGGCGCAGCAAGCCTTGAATTATCAAGAGGCTCACAACAGTAATCTTCAAGGGAAAGCGATAGGTGATGCCAACTGGTTGATGTTTGATTACAACCGTGGCTATGCGCCGGATCTGGAATCTTCTGGAATCATGGATATTTTTCGTCTGCCTAAATTCGCCTATTATTTTTACAAAAGTCAGACAAATATTGGAGAGCCAGAATTGAAACAATTTACTGAACCAATGGTCGAAATTGCTAATTATTACAATGATCCATCCTTTTTAGATGTGAAGGTTTACAGCAATTGCGAGGAAGTGGAGCTGTTGGTAAATGGCAAAAGTGCAGGAAAACAAAAACCCGATCAGGATAAAAACAGCACCCGCTTAAATCATCCTCCGTTTACTTTTCGATTGACCTCATTTACACCAGGAGAGTTGGTGGCAAAAGGATATGTGGATGGCAAAGTAGTATCAGAAGCAGTTCAGAAAACACCAGGCGGGCCCGCAGCTCTAAAATTATGGATGGATGAGAGTGGTAAAAAATTGGAAAGTGCATGTAACGATCTTGTGTTTGTATATGCTTCCGTTGTCGATAAAGAAGGCAATAGACTTCCTTTGGCGGAAAATAGTATCCAATTTATGATTGATGGAGAAGCAGAGATTATTGGAGCAAATCCTGTTAATGCCGAAGCCGGAATAGCAACTGTTTTGGTAAAGGCCGGAGAATTACCGGGTAGTATCAAAGTAACTGCTGTGTCGGATGGTTTACAGGATGGAACTCTGGAGGTATGTGTGGAATAGTAATGTTTTGTTAAGCATCGCAGAGGAAGGCATGCAATCCTTCTGCGGTGTTTCAAATGATAAAATAGT is a genomic window containing:
- a CDS encoding RagB/SusD family nutrient uptake outer membrane protein, which gives rise to MKLIYKKERIYVKPAFTGFILLLAILFGGCVKLDEEVYSEVLEETFTATEADVTALIASGYTPLRYIMGWQGLFDLQEEPGDIMITPTRPNGWDDGGTYKRMHFHTWDNEQWQCRNTWLTCYEAINNVNRVMSQIQSGSLPIEEEQAVKVLAELRALRALWYSILCDTHGNVPLVIAYNDELPVQSTRADVYKFIVDELTNVDVIENLTEVVDQTTYGRITKWAAYQLLARMYLNAEVYSGTAEWEKCILACNKVISCEKYDLESNYKDIFKVDNEDSDEIVFAVPYDNKNGTGWNAHMKQLLPAHRDVFNMTAQPWGGSSANPQFINSYDSNDKRFDATWLHGDQLNATDGSVVMTLVNKMPGIYGCEFEEGYRVCKYEIEAGCKSNMSNDLPYFRYADVLLMKAECLLRTGKSDEAAVLVSDVRTRDFDDIEDAKVTGAELLGNTTIQYGTLAEDGTIDSPGDQSAVLYGRFLDELGWEFAAEFRRRTDMIRFGVYQTKSWYNHEPQGAHTILFPIGLEELNTNSNLVQNPGYTGG
- a CDS encoding glycoside hydrolase family 27 protein, whose translation is MIRKYFLILIVFQVFQGYSQKFEDLALTPPMGWNSWNKFGCNVSESLIMEMADAMAESGMRNAGYEYLVIDDCWQVGRDSLGNIIADPERFPSGMKVLVDYVHSKDLKFGIYSCAGSMTCQSRPGSRGYQFQDARTYASWGVDYLKYDWCFDEGQKAEAAYKTMSDALKTSGRPIVFSICEWGESEPWKWGKGIGHLWRTTADIRDCYQCTFDWGGLGILDIIDKQADLFEFAGPGHWNDPDMLEVGNGGMTADENKTHFSMWAMLAAPLMAGNDLRNLDKATAEILMNEEVIAIDQDSDGHQARKFMDMGEYEIWAKPLAEGEVAVCFLNRTNEPWKLNYDWKKQTMYFAKDVSIHRNVYKVKDLWEHKIIGKTDENLVKEIPPHGSLLVRLSKLNK
- a CDS encoding DPP IV N-terminal domain-containing protein, which encodes MKIQTISIIMFLLLGAGNIFAQGDLKDYQEAEKWLYNNSRSKIYNTGIQPNWIGKGDSLWYSTKTRKGKEYFLVNVKQKQKMPLFDHAKLAEKVTEFLHKEYKAYDLKLTGLSLKGRDTLKFTADTSCFTINLRNYQLKPATNPEKRNTTELPAPNNKQIAFIKDYNIYLKDKDGSNIVPLSTDGCETLSYGNSIPWEFVRNESKKQDVEYGISAYWSPDSKYLICSKFNRKEAQNLYMYHSAPEKGLRGEVYSYERALAGDTCLAKTSYVIFNIESGKQIECDLPEYASFLEGGFEWKSDTHAYIIRYQRGYQTRELIDVNVETGKTRTVISETADTYVDVNMLLYRINRTSNNIIWSSEKEGWNQLYLYDYETGRQINKITKGDYVVREICKVDDKKGKIYFTACGIEKGDPYYTYLYSINLDGSGLKLLSPENATHTCSISPNGKYVFDDYSRVDLPNHFLIRNAKNGNKVLDIAQLDIDDILAMGWKAPEMYTVKARDNKTDIYGVIYRPFKMDSTKRYPIIDGTYSGPQTIRTPKSFTSALYSMDVSLAQIGFIVMTVDGLGSAYRSKKFHDFSYKNLGDIGAPDHIKAIREMAVKYPYIDIENVGIYGHSAGGYDAAHALLTHPDFYKVGVSSAGNHDHRIAKAWWPELYMGFPAGKHYDEQSNLSLADQLQGKLMLAHGNMDNNVNAASSMRMADALIKANKDFELLLIPECDHSSLYYNKYFIRKRWDYFVKNLWHKEAPDCYEIKK